In Ascaphus truei isolate aAscTru1 chromosome 2, aAscTru1.hap1, whole genome shotgun sequence, the genomic stretch tttcatcacattttatgtatgtttccttataatttccattaatgtaatatagaggtggttggagaaaaggggataactgtacttatttgtttacttacgggagcacattcatcactagcatagacacactttttaagacaactgtttgtgtctctatcaattggtgtaggatccatgtataacaccgacaaatgataacaccagctttattatggtagcttatatcatcatattgactatactatgtatttctaaacgattaataaacacagtaaactatagttagttaggttaatgaaatatacacagaaacgtacttcataacatgatggtaatgtcatattcagaacatcatgcattggaggggaccataacatctggccagtaacattatttgctacagtcccaaaccattttatctacatacccatgtaacaagagattttaaaaataaatggctacttggttgtaagtgtcctttacattgggagaaggagtggctcactgagtaaagacacacactggcactgatagtttgaagcaggggagtctggttcaattcccggtgtgggctccttgtgaccttggccaagtcactttatctccctgtgcctcatgcggcaaaaaaacatttgtacgttccacgggccagggacctcaggctgaaacatgtgtctgtaaatcgctgcgtacaactagcagccctatacatgaacatgctcatattattattattattgttacatagtttcgacagtcatacgttccattacatattagaatacacaaatgtgttagcagagtgggaatggttgttatatataaaacacaccatgtcataaaatgttagtagtcattaaagaacactcaataaaaattcatgaggcactcttttgcaacatctttatgttaattaagtgcttatgcaatataggcataagggtatcacatttttaattgtttgttaataagcgctgcaagcaatataaaattagttccatatgtagtatagtagtcggtggctcctcctcacaatcatctcatataaaggtagactcttctgaaatcatacattgatccgattgtatcttccccgacatctctgaaatacagcaaacacatgatggtcaaagatggcaccttactagatatgcatccgtgacaacgcgttacgcagctctatatgattgtgtagatacacacgtcagtcacttatatgttagaagtaaaactgttcatcagtatgtaatgtttctttaaatttgtagcaggcataactatgtataagaagtgaacgttgcctgtatactgaaagatgtgcgcgcacatctttgtgtgcgcacgcacttcacgcttggctccactaactgttagcgcatgcgcaaaacaaagcgtacgttgtgcgttcaatgcatgttgaaaataccagtaaacataacatctttatttcaaatacaatgaagacgaaactacattcgttctaaacgagtacatctgtattctttttaaacagacgtgtttgaacagaaagcacggccgataacacaatgcgcaaatgcaatacgtgtgacgtcatgttaagccagcgtgaaacgcacgctaacactcctcccactcaattaacattcggctaacgcccagggtacgcctacaaacactgagccgcacgcatcacacactgcagttaccgttactataacaaaacatgacagccaataggctttgaggcgcgcacgtcgcttgggggcgggacttacatcactaatcctttttaaggacgccttggcccatgacaagggtcccacgtcatacgtggtggacccggttttcaatgttgtagatgttgcatgataacaaaacaggtatgtgttagagtaatggtaaaatgttgctaatatgtttaaagggataggaaagtacgtatatttattccgtcagcaatgtgtactactctttcaggtcctactatattgtattaggaaacaatttgtttgtgatcgctacatgttatgcagtctgcaatgttacgctgtatccacgcattgaaagtgaaaatggtggttacaaaaaaaaaaaaaatttaaacgcagagtcaacgcataacgattgttatatttaccattcttctagaattaactcttcgcctggctgcaactggtcgctccagaaatgcaagccattttcatccacgcttaacccaaccgctgaatccagtatggcacatatctcctccaggatgcgctcataggaatcgccactgctttcttcaaataattggtcgggaggtaggttcatttcttccggttcccattccaatgcaatttcagctgaaaggcttggtacataatcatagtacttttgttcttgtacaatgtgggtttcaggaatggaggctgcagatattgcagcacgtatcgattcaaacggatcagtagtagcggatacattgctattgccattaggaataaatatgcctttcacgacaatataagtgccgtctttcaggataaattgtttttccggggcaatcttccagaaaccataggtgtgttgtagcttatcctggtcacgttcaaaaaagtcattacttgataaagtgaatcttattgaggaattaaaattccgtgcatgcttacggtcttggtaataaggatattttgctcgaatgaaatcatcgatttggcgtgtgcttgctttctgtccgcgactgttcaagatggcttcacagatcatgtacttataccctaaaaggggattaatattgttaacgaattcatcagccatgtctgagtagcacaaaagctgtgtgcaggtctgtgttatttgctcatcaaaatgaatgtgctgaatggctaacaaactcctgtttttccttgtcaaggtcaacaaaagtaactactttgactccttatttcaaacgccaattggatttggttgtctaattgggttaacagttgtggttcgtgatatgggactgtgggagaaacatttctccttcttttatctcgtttgtgaaaaacatccctagactgtgaatgcgttcacatagtgtttttttgaaaactaacaaagaccagtgtgtgaaaatatttcttagccaggcatatcagtaaaaacacacctgcaaaaagaaatgttttttccccgcttacatttctgtgtgtatgtgaaagtctggttaactccctgtctgcatgagtttaaatacgtgtgtatatatatatatatatatatatatatatatatatatatatatatatatatatatatatataatatatctcttataaaaatatatatatatttatatataatattttttttgtttttttatattgcaggagtacacacaacattgatggcattaagtataccttgtatgaaacctatttaaatggtgagaaacatgattgaattaagtaataaacatttgtttaagcacaatactgttagagtctcatacttaggatatttctcaaacattaggcctgtattattaaaatagtgtgctttcacaaggaagcatgaagtgtattagtttgtgtataccagtttatatagtactatatatatatatatatatatatatatatatatatatatatatacacatatatacacatatatacacatatatacatatatatacacacatatatacatatatatatatatatacacatatatacatatatatatacacatatatacatatatatatatatatatacacactcacacactcacactcacactcacactcactcagtgtgtgtgtgtgtgtgtgtgtatatatattattatacattctgagatgttatagaaacgaacacacaactgattaaaggacaaaattacaatggccaagcaaggcaaaggtaagtaataatttacacataatcctgctgtacacgtacaagaaagatgtttgcacttacttaggtgttttaataattgcatgtgactaatatgcatatgcaattcttacatcaattaacacacccaaatgcaatgttttgctgcaaagtcaatggcagcttctctaaacttagcaactggctcctggtggaccattactgaacagacgattacaacataaatatttataacacaattaattatgagtgttaacatttccaaaacttcacgtgtacaagaacatagttgaaagtttggaaacaacacagtcttcagcatacatacaatagtaattagataatctgaagtcaacaaaacaaggccaaacacatattttctgaattataacatttattttttttgttccttttgcgagcgagtaacaggcctgcttgttgtctcttgaattttcctttttcttttgccaccaactttaggcacaacagagccactttgagtggcctctggcacttcacgggcagggcttgtggccagtgactgttcacctacggggcttgtggccagtgactcacctacagggcttgtggccagtgactcacctacagggcttgtgggcagtgattcacctacagggcttgtggccagtgactcacctacagggcttgtgggcagtgattcacctacagggcttttgggcagcgattcacctacagggcttttgggcagcgactcacctacagggcttttgggtagtgactgttcacggacagggcttgtgcccagtgacacatgtgagcaagttggtagacactgcacaagtgatggttggtctgtttcatgtgtgtcttgttttgtttttgtcgcctcctttgtaggtgtctgctgctgaatttgtacagatggcagcggtaggatgtcatcaggaacctgcacagcaatgtctgctacttgaccggtaacatttgggcctggtgaatgaatctcagatgaatgtggtgaaaactgacctgcatgaacagatcctggctgggaggtgttgaattgtggtacattagtcattctccagtaattagcttgtgtttgctgaacaactaatgcttcgaatgaggtgttgattttttgcaactgtttaggcacttcaatgaagactctgtggagatgtgccaattgtgatactgtttcttcctgcagtccaatcatcctttccagcactgtcatcatgtctgaatggcgacgattttctgcgtccactatttttccctctgaagctacaattgcatcgtatgtggaagttgatggacgatttggcggtacaacagtttctattggcacctcttcatggtcacatgattgtatttcagtctcttctgtggcgtcatcctcatcatactcatcatcctcatcaccatgatgttctaaaaagaaatgtacacattattaaatggcatgttaatgtatgctgtgttactatgtaattgtactgtgtcctaagtaacacctaacatgttagcatacgttttataacctcattaaaaactaccttgacttacgaataatgtttggactcagtatgaaatatgaatgaatgaaaagttgctctaaactcagaagtcctacatgataattaacatcactaacacaatacatgttgccttacacttaattttcactgacactaagtaatcctatttaaagaagatgtgcaaaacaaataatgcacatgacaacataacatatagaagagcacatattatatggccagcaaatgatacactcaccttctagtagtgttgagctggctgacccaggtgaagacacttgttccatctcaggtgacacatgtcctccaggggcaactatatataacaataacataagttttacatttacatgtgtaaatattgaacaaacacttattgtatgttctgtatttatgattaactaacaacatcagttccttaaccgaaaatgtgtgtgaaagtgaacataaatagttgtaataacactgtacatgcctgtgtacttagaatttttgagttccctaacatacaacatactatgtttctgcagtaatgcgtgaggataaatagattaaatgagtacataaaaatcatatgttgtgtagtgatatcagtatcataatgtacataactatcatgagatgaccattcacaatggttatcatgaaggtggtcatattgcaaaaagtgttgtttttggtagaggatatgtgtggtacattaatcgaagatgtggcacacctgaatgtggctgtgactcaacaagacaacacatgcagtgtgtgataatgtgtctttcatagtagttcaactatagatatgagtgaactaatgtgtgacgtacgctttgataagtaatgagttgttggggcatttagtagctagagttaagctttccaatgagtgtgattaacttcagttgtgctattcaggttgtaag encodes the following:
- the LOC142488846 gene encoding uncharacterized protein LOC142488846; this translates as MQIWVHNIFLCSLVWKHSFLSCLTRTNKHRRSICQNCIQYECNLAYMYRFSSECSCAAHITHKTACLLSLGTASSVGNWCLYYYSFTSYLLYVFQGRTSAASKKEMWDTIVIGVNACGNSVRDKYHCRKRFDDIRSKLKKKIQDQRVHATGTGGGPTPQRLILTPLEELLRPKLLTVVVEGLAGDRDIGIYPSQFPAVAPGGHVSPEMEQVSSPGSASSTLLEEHHGDEDDEYDEDDATEETEIQSCDHEEVPIETVVPPNRPSTSTYDAIVASEGKIVDAENRRHSDMMTVLERMIGLQEETVSQLAHLHRVFIEVPKQLQKINTSFEALVVQQTQANYWRMTNVPQFNTSQPGSVHAGQFSPHSSEIHSPGPNVTGQVADIAVQVPDDILPLPSVQIQQQTPTKEATKTKQDTHETDQPSLVQCLPTCSHVSLGTSPVREQSLPKSPVGESLPKSPVGESLPKSPVGESLPTSPVGESLATSPVGESLPTSPVGESLATSPVGESLATSPVGEQSLATSPAREVPEATQSGSVVPKVGGKRKRKIQETTSRPVTRSQKEQKK